The window TATTCTGAGATGCATAAGAGATATTTAAACGAAGAGTTAACACCAAAAGAGCTTCGTGATTGGTATAATAATCCTGATAACTATCGTCCAGAATTACCTAGTACTAATAGGAGTCATAAAATAGAATAATTAAGAGGGGTGCTGACAATAAAAATTGATTTAATTGCAAAATTAAAAAATACAAGTGAATTTTTAAAAGCATACAAAGATGAAGATGAAAAAAAAGTATTTGATGGGAAAAGTTTGATATTCTTTTCGTTATCAAATACTGACTTACCTTCACGCTATGAGATTAGTAATTTCTTATTAGATAAAAATATCGATGTATTATGTAAAAATAGTGAAGATGAAACTGTGTTGCATGTTTTACTAGGGCAACGAAAAAATGACATAGAAGAAACTTATAGATTATGTAAAAGACTTATAGAAAAGGGTGTTAATATTAATGAGAAAGATGGAAACGGTCAAGTTGCATTAATTTATATAATTCGATTAAATAAATCAGATGAAGAATTAGAAAAGTTATATAATTTGTGGTTTTCTCAACCAAACTTAGATTTAACCTCTAAAGATAGTACAGGATTTACAGCTATTGAATACGCTAGAAAATTCCCATATAGATCAAGTTTAATTGAAAGGATGGAAAAATATGAATCAAAAAGAACCTATTGAATTTATTAAAAAAGCTGGGGCTTGTATTGTTTCAAAAAATATAATAAATGAAACAGGAAGATTGAAATGGATATTGAGAGAGAAATCTGTGGATGTTGTGGATAATGGTTGGAGATTTTTTTCAGAAATTGATGATGATGATTACATTAATAATCCTGATAATTTAGTAGTATGTGATTTTAATACTGTAGCAAATATTGAACCGGCCATTCTAGGAATATACGAGCTCCCAATAGGTAGTGACTTACAATTAGTTTCTGAAAATGGAAAAATAAAATTTGTTGATAATTTAACTGGTAAAGAAATTTGACGATCATTAATAATCATGAACAAGTAAGAAGAATATACGGTAGTGTACTATCTAAGCTAGATGAAGTATTAAAAGCAATCTAATAATAACCACCTTAATGGGCTAAAAACCTTTTAAGGTGGTTTTTAATCTAGTACCAAATATGAGGCTAAATTCATCAGTTATATAATTTATTAACAATCGTTTCTATTAATTGAAGTACCATGCATACACCCAAATGCGGATTATATTGGTCGACCGTCCTGTCAGCCGGAAAAGCTTTTAGAAAATGAGCTAGTACAAGGGCTCATTCGTGCAAAGACAACAACGATCGAGTTAACCAATGAGGCCAATGCCATTATGCAAACGGTCTCGGATATCGTCTCCCTCCCCTTCTTACAAGAAGAAGGCGTTGTCAGAGCTAGTGATGAGGCCATCAAATACAAAGATGAAACGATCGAAAAACTCGTGCAGTTTGATATGCTGCAAACACAAGCAGTAGTGCTAGTGGAAAGCCTCCTCCAATCTATTACGGAACAAATTCAGTTTATGGTGGATATTTTCGTCGCAAGCGTCAATACGAACACAACGTCCTACCAGGGCTTATCGTGTGAACGCCCTGAGTCGACAGAAATCGAAGAGGAAATTACAAGTGAAGCCGAACTACAAGCATTAATTGAAGAAAACCTCAAAAATCCTATTCCATCAGATGATCAAATTACGTATGAAGGTATGCGAAAAGTTCTAGGTGGTAATGGTTCAGGCACAATAGATGGATTGGCTCCATTTGGAATCTTAGGTTATACACTCTTTAATGAGCTCCTTGGTAAGGACCTTGCCAAAATGACGGATTTAAACTCTACACCTAGAGAAAGCCTTGAGGCAACATTTTCATTAGTAGGCCCTGGTAAGTTAGTAAAAGGTGGAAAAAAACTAGATAACTTAAAAGATTTTGAAAAAGTTTTGGAGACGGTTTTTGAAGTAGCCAATGATACTAAAAAGGCTAAGGAAATCCAAAAAGTTAATCAGAAAGATATTGATCAACTTGGGGAGTATGTGAAGAGTCTTGATAAGGGTAAGGGTAAAGTTGCGGTGCTTAAATCTAGAAAATTATCTTCTGAACAAATTGAGTTAGATTGGCTAGCTGACAAGTATACTGCTGTAGAAGTAAAAGGAACAGTTAAAGTTGGTGGAAAGGAAGTAGATGTATCCAGAAGAGTGTACCAAATTGAGATTGATAAAAATTATGTACCTAATAATCCGAAGGCACTAGGAAAGTCGAATGGAAAATTAATGGAAAAGGGTAACTCTCCATATATTGTGAAGGGTGGGGTAGAAAGTAAAGTTGAATTACACCATTTAATTCAAAAAGAACCTGGTGGGATGGTTGAAATTGCGGAGTTAACTCATGATAAATACGATTCGACGCTACATGGTTTGGTTGAAAATGGAAAGAGTTTTAGAAATAATCCAGAACTTGAAAAAATGTATAATAACTTTAGAAGTAACTATTGGAAAATGCGTGCTAGTGAATAATAGGAGTGAGTTTAATTTATGGATGAAAGAATTATTAAGATGATCGAAAATTATGGTGAAGAAGATGATTTTTTTGGAGAAGTATTAGAAGAATATATTAATAAGGCTGAAGAAAAACTTAGAGTTAAATTTCCTCGAAGTTATCGCAATTTTATAAAAAAATATGGTTCGGGAGGAATATGTGGAGTTGAGTTTGAAGGTGTTCAGGGTAATTTAGGAGCATCTGTAGTTGATGCAACAGAGAGATGGAGAAAATTAGGGTTGGGTATGAACTTAATTGTTTTAGAGGACTCGGGAGAATTTGCTAGATGTATGTATTGTGCAGATATTAATGATGACAGAATATATAGTTGGGAAAGGTGGGGGGCAGATTTACACCCAAGATATAATACATTTGATGACTATGTAATAGACATATTTCAAGAAGGAATTGATAACTGGTAAAAAACAATAAGGTTAATCCAGGGGATACTTATGAATCAATTAACGGCCCCGTACAAACTCGTAAGTTAAATGCAGTAGTAGTGATGACTTACAAAGGTGTCATACTGTTAATATAAATCTTACAAATTTAAGCTACTTAAAAACATACAAGCTTAGTGCACTTGATTGTCAACTGGGACTGAACCTGTTTTCGGTACAGGGATGAAAGCACCTTTAATCAGCTATCAAAAATTAATGAAATAATAGGTATAGGATTTAAGGAATTAAATCTATCTAAATTAATAAATGACTTCACAGGTGGGCTACAGGAGATGATTGTTTTTTTATTAGCGGATTTTAAGATTACAACATAGGGTACGGGTAATATTGTTGTAGATAAGTATGGTGTTTTGAAAAAAATAAAACTATAACTGGGCAAGCTCATCACTTAAATCAAGATGCGGCATATAGAGAAAAGATACCTACTAAAGAAGGTGCGTCAACAAAATTAGGTGGAGATGCCTTTAAAGATGTCGATTCACCACATTATAATGCTCATGAAAGTCTTGAACAGTTCTGGAATCAATTTAGAAGGGGTGGGGATAGAAATGGTGAAACTCCAACGAACCTTGAATACACTAAGGCAGTGGTTGACTCATTAAAAGCCTCTGGATATACTCAAGAACAGGCTATGCAAATTGCCAAAGAAGCAGTAAAACAGAGGGAGAGTATGGACTGTTAGGTGGAGAGCCAGTACCGAGGATTCCAGGAAGAATTAATCAAAAGAAGAGATAATTTTTAAAGTGAGGGATTAAAGTGGAAATAGACCAAGATATTCTTAATAGAATTAAACAAATTAATTGGTTGACTAATTGTGGACAGACCTTGCAAAATGAAATGCAGATTAGTTATACAAAGGTTTATAATTGGAAAGAAGCTATGCGAAACTATCAGGACTCAAATTGGGAAAAAACAACCCTAGAAGCACGTAATGAATTAACTGTTTTTTTACACAATAAATATCGTGACCAATACTCCAAGTGGAACAGTATAGTTAAAGAGGCCAGAATGTTTGTAGAAAAAGAGATAATACCTAAAATAGAGAACTATAGAGAAAAGAATGAACTTGATAAAGTGTTTATTGATTGTGTGGAATGGGATATTTTAAATGCCATTATGGAATCTACTTACTCGAAATGTAACCACAGACCAGTATTCTTCCTTGAACTATTAAAAGTCTATGAGTCTGGTAATTTTCCTTGTGGTTGGGATGGAGGATGGCCAGAAGGTAATTTAATCGTTTATTAAAGTTGTATTCCATTACCTTTTGAGCTCTGTCTAAAAAATCAACAGTCCGTGAAGGTAAGCAGACATACGAGATTGGTTGCAGTGACTTAATTAAGGAAGCTACTAACTTACTACTCGATTTATATTTACACACGAGAATGACAAAGCTTGTGGCGAAATACAAAGGTACAATGCAAGCTACTACTTTTTAATTTGCTTACAGTTAAAAATATCCTTGAATTTGAATTAATAACTCATGAAGGCTAAACCATCAAGAGATGCTATTTTTATAGTAAAGCAATAAGAGCGAGAATAGGCGAGATGACATTTTACTGGGTGATGTATATAAACACATGGAATGTATATGAAAATAACGACTCATACAAGCTCGTAAGTATTAATGAAATACTTGGCACGATAAAAAAAGGTGTCATACCGTTACTATAAAAATTATAAAATTTATGCTACTTAAAAACAGATGAACTTAAAGCACTTGATTGTCAACTAAAGGCAACAGGTGCTTTTTGTTTTTGGTGAGAAATTTATGCTTTGGACGACATTAAAAATGCTAATGAAAATCAATAGTTTATGATGGTTGTACCATCAAGGCATTATGTTTAATACTGGATAGCATGAAAAGTAAGATAACCGGGCGAGATGACATTTTACATGTCGGAGGGACTAAGGAAGTAGTTTAATAAGGTTATAAACGGGTGACTTTTTTTATTTATAGTTTTTAAGATTACAACATAGGGTACGGGTAATGGGAGTAAAAAAACTAATGTGGCTGACTTTGATGCGAAAACAGCTACAAATAAACAAAAGGGTAATTTTGGAGAAATAAAATCATTTGATAACCTATTAAACAATGAAAGTTTATAAGAAGCTGGGTATGACTTAAAGCCAATAGGAAGGGATGCACCATCAAGCATAAATGATAAAATAGTAAAAGGGATTGACGGATTATATGAAAATAAAAATCCAGATTCCAATATTAAATATGTTATTGATGAAGCTAAGTTTGGTAGTTCACAATTAAGTAAGACACCTAGAGATGGACCACAAATGTCAAATGAGTGGTTGAAAGGTACAAAAACTGAAAAAAGTAGAATTTTGAAAGCTGTTGGCGGAGACCAAAAACTGGCAGATAAGATTGAGGACGCATTGGATGAAAATGAGGTTGAAGGAGTCTTATCAAAGGTCGATAGTAGTGGAAGTGTAAAAACATTTAGGTTAAATGCTAAGGGTGAAATAATTGGAGAATGGCCTTAATTGGCAAGGAGGAATTATATATCATGAGGGATCATCTATGTATAGAAGAAAAATGTAGAGAAGGAATTGAATATCATAAAGAATTTATTGCTGAAAAAAGGCAGGATATTAGAAATCTGGAGGAGGATACTAAAAATGGTATTCAAAGAAAATCCATAGACAATAACAGTATTATAGAGGCAAGATATTTAAGGACTTTTAAATATGAGATGGAGGATATTAGGGCAAAATATTCTTTAGGGGATGACATTGGTACATTCGAAGAGGATTTTCATAATGCCCTGGATGATTTAGAGCATACAGGGACTAGGGAAGTTGGCTATTTAAGTCTGCTGTGGACAATTTCCTTAGGAATCCTTTTAGAAACGGATAAAAAGAACATAGAAAGAATAAGTAAGGTAGTTGAGAAAAAAGAAATAAACGATGCAGTGATTGATTTTTTATTATGTGCTAGTGATATCGGATATACAAAAATAGCCAATGAGTATGATAAAGAAAATCCGTACGCAAAAACAAGGGAAATTATAGATCTTGCGCAAACCGATAAGAAAGAAGCATCTAAAAGATTACAAACGTATATGGAGAAAGAATGGTTTAAAGGGCATTATGACTATGAATGGAAAAAAGCACATAAAGAACCTGGGTATGTAGGGTTTTGGAGCTTTGAAACAGCAGCAATAACAAAGATACTAGAACTTGATGATACAAGCTTAATAAATAATAATCACTATCCATATGACTTGGCACATTACAAGAATTCTATGAAATTCAAGCCAATTTCCCTAAGTGACTACAACAATGAACAAGAGATTGAGGAGCTAGATGAAGTAATAGAAGGAATTGATAATAATCCCTTATTGGAAAAGATTATTCCACCAATATGGCACGCATTTGTTAATGAATTGATACAAGATTATAACGAGCTGGATAATCGTAGTTTTTATGAAAAATACAAAAAAACGATTGGGTTAGGGCAAATTTGGTTCTTATTAAAGGAATATGAAGAAGAAAATGAGGGGAAAAATCTTTTAGGAAGTTTAATTGTTTTTGCGATGGTTGAAAAAGGCTGCATATTGCAATTGGATTATAAAGATGATTTGGAAGATTACGATTCAAATAAAAAAAATTATTGGAATACAGAAACGAAATTGGTTCAATTTATATTAGATAATGATCAGAATTATTATGCTTTGGTACCAAATGAGGTGGATATTAGCGCTATTTATGAAGTTCCCCTTCAAGATGTAAATTAAATGAATGAAAAAATGGTGGTAGTTGGGTAATCTGACTGCCGCTATTTTTTTTAGGGGCTTGGTATTATAGAGTGCGGATCACCTGATAGATGATGATTCCACCAAAATGTATAAGGGCGTTTAAGAAAAATAGAAAGGGTAATAAAAATAACCTATTATTGATGAACTTGAAATTATATTCAAGCTCATTTTTATAGTTTAGACGTTACGCAGTGTTGAATAAACCATTTGTTAATAATAGAATAGTAATACCTCTTGAAAACCCTTTATATGGAAGGTACAATTGATATGAGTTAAATTTAACCATAATTATAAATAAATTACTTTATTTCAGGATAGTCAAAATCGAAAGTAATGGTCAAGAATAGACCTCAACTCTCCTTATGATGTCTAAATTTACCCATTCTCATTTCGCCATCCACAGGAGACAATGATGATGACTTCGAACAAGGTATACATATGATAGGTATGATTCCCTTGCAGGAGGTGGTGCTTAATGGCGAAGAAAGGGAAAGGCAAAGGATTTTTAGGCAAGGCAGCTAGTTTCCTCGGCAGTATCCCAAGTGTCGCGAATGTAGCAAAGAAAGCGGTCAAATCAACAGCGAAAAAAGCGGCCAAATCCACAATGATAGAATCAAAAGCTTCAGACTCTGCGAATTTTACCTATTCTGATAAACAAAAGCTGGGTGGTGAGGATTACTTCTCGAAAATGCTTAATAGTAACGACTCAAGATACTCTGATTTTAGAGAGAAATTTGATGAATTAAAAGAAGAAAATCCTGGATTGGAATAAACAACTTGATTAATTGAGGTGAATATATTGTTGAATCCCAAAAAACTGCAATTATCATATAAAAGATATTGTAAAAATTTTGTTGAGGGAATAAAGTTTGAGGATGTAGAAGAAGAGTATATGGATAGTTTTAATAGAATTTCTCAAATTGTGACGTTGAATGATATTGAAAAGGACCATATTTTATTAATAGATTTAGATTCAATAGAATCACATAATTTTTCTAAATGGAAGAGAGATGTACTTGTAAATCATGAGAAAAAATCAGATGAATTAAAAAAAATTATGATGGTTATTTTCCATCAGTGCATGGCACAAAGTCTTTATAAAAGTAGATATCCTAAAATGTTTGTCAAATACACTTTTAGAGAAGCAATTATGACCTTAATTCATTTCACAATGTTTGGATGGGAAAAGGAAGAGAATATATTATTTAATTTTATTGTAGATCATTTTGATAGCCGTTGGATGAATGCAAATGATTTGAACAAACATACGTGGTTTTTATTAGAGCTTTATTTGCAGTCTCGAAACAAAACCATTTTTGGAACAAACCAAAATCTTCATAAAGCTGTGAAAGAACAATTTAAAAAAATGGATTTAGAACATGGCTTAATACCGGAAGAATTAAATGTTTATACGGAAGTATTAAAACACTGGGAAACACCTCAGCTAGATGAAATCAAAACTTTAATTGATAAAATGTCTGTGTTTCATTCGATTTTAGCCTCAGAGCTAGGAGAGTCTATTGAATTTGGGGACTTTGGATACGGATTTTACCCCTATGAAATTTTATTTTTACTTTTCGTAAGGAAAAAACGCAGATTACCTATTCCAGAAGAATTTGATGATTTCTTAATGAAAACACCTGAAGCAAAAATGATAATTAGTGATCCCGAACCATACCCTGAATGGGATCCTCTCTTAAAACTTATAGATGGTTTTTATCGGAAGAATTATCCGGATTATATTCCGAATCGATATGGCGAACTTTTTCAAAACTAAAATAGCCTTTTATGGGAGGGAAACAAAATGCAATTTCAAGAAATCGTATCTATCATTTTTGACAAGACGGATCATTTGGAGAATGCTCTAGATGACTTAGACAAAAAAATAGACTTTCATGCATGGATATTAGAATATGGGATGTCAACTAAGAGATTCCTCTATCTTGATTATAAGGGGGAAGAGGACTATGAGATAGTGAATTACATCTTAGATTACGAATTCAACCATGGTATTGAACTTGCCTCACAAGAAGAACTTGAGCAGCTTGGTGAATTTGAATATGAGTTCTTACCCGACAAGATTAGAGAGGTAAACGAAATTATTTCATCAAAAGGATATGGTTTATTTTCTTATCCAACTACTGGTGATTATTATGCTTTATTCATTGAGGAACTAGTAAATAAAACGAAACTATTACAGTTTGAAATACTTGAAAATGAAAATATTCCTCTAAGCGGGAAATATATACAATATTATAATTAAATTTATTTTTTCGTTAGAATAATATTATTTCAAGAAAATGAGATACACATCAATGGATGACTGATTAAGAGGTCGTACAATTTGACTGGATTAAGAAAGGGTTAGTACTTGCATGTCTATTTATAATAAATAAAAGGAACCTTAGGAGAGTCTTAATTTGGCATGTGACAATTTCACAGATTAAGTTAGCTCAATATATAGAATGCAACAATAACATTTTTGATTGACAGCCAGTTAGCGGTTCATCCCTATTACTGGCTGTTTTATTTACTCATCTACCTAAAAATACATCAAGAGACGGGCATTGAAGTCCACAGCAATCATCCAATCATTTTAACAGCCAGTGATGACATCACGTTCTCGGGCAAAATGATCGCCATGATCACAAGTGACTCACTCCATTTCACATGCGGATCGAGCAGTCTTGTACTCGATGGCATCACCGATATTCAAGGTCAAATCGTAGAAATGGATGGCTCGATTAAAGCGCCAGTTTCTATCTCAACAACGACTGAAGACGACGATGATGATGATGACTTCGAACAAGGTCTAGATTTGATAGGTATGATTCTACTCGCTGGGGGTGGGACTTGCAGTTTCGATAGAATCGAGCTCTATCAAACAAAGGATGGACAGCGCGTTCGGTGTCTTTTCAAAGGGCAAATAACAGAAATGAACATTCGAACGGTGAGAGATATTAGGGGCTAAATTGTCCCCTATAAGATAGGCACTGTGAAAAGCTGAAAAAAATAGACAAGATAAAGAAATTGAGGTATTAAGGTGGATAATAAAATTGAATTTCTGAGAAAATATAGGAAGAATGTGCAATTGGTATTGTGTAATGAGATTAATACAATTGATCATAGTCAAGTACCTGATTTTTGGTACGAATTGTTTCAAGAGAAAAATCTAGATAAGAGAGTAGAAAGAATTTTATTTATATGGAATAAATATGTAGGGATGGAGTTAAGAAATACTATTTCTTATTTATCTCAACATCTTAAAGAAATAGATTTTATTGTTGAAAATAACAAATATTCAATTTTATATACGATTGAAACAGATAACGGTGAAATACAATATTACGAAGGAAGAAATCCTAAAGAAGTATTTAATAATGTAGAATTAGAAAAATCTTGGAATAAATTCCCCTTATCATTACGGAATTTCTATCAAAATATTCATAATGGTTTCTATTTTTATGCGAGTAAGTCTATGGGGCTAGTTCCTATAGAAAATGTAACCTTTTTTGATGATGATGAGTGGGGTATTATTGAGGAATTAGAAGAGCCTTTACAAATAGATTTAAAAACGACATTTGGTTTCTTTAAAAGTGGTATGGGTGGTTATGTAGCAATAGATTTTAATGATTGTGATAATGAAAATGCAGTTTTGTGGTGGACTGATGAAGAACCGAGATATAATATTAACTTTTGGGATATAGTTGATGAATGGATAGTAATTGGTTTTGAATCATGATGATGTTAATCAGCTAAGATAATGAACACAAAGCACTTGAGTGCCTATAACAGGAGACAAGTGCTTTTTCGTAATTTATATACCTTAAAAAAGGCAAAGGAAAAGATTGTTAAGGTTTTCACTAAGGCAAGGGAGCTTAAAATGATCTATCGTAAGTCCGTAATCAAATAACGCATATAAAATCAAGCACCTCCAGTACGATATTTATATCAATTAAAGGGAGATGATTAGTAAATGAATCAAAAACTTACTTACTTAAAAAAGTACAATGAAAATGTTCGAATATTAACAATCGATGAAATTAGTAGATTGAATGATGATGAAATACCAATTGAATGGAGAAAACTCTTTTATAATGATGATATTAAAGAGAGAATTGATTTGCTTCTGAACATATGGAGAAAAAATGTAGGTATTGAATTAAGGAACACGATTTCTTATCTAAATGAACATCTTATAAATATTGAAATTATGGATGTAGTAGGCGATTATTCTGTTTTATACACTATAAAAAATTCCAAAGGAGACATATTATATTACGAAGGGCGTAATCCCCAAAAGGGACAAAAAAACATAGAATTAGAAGATTCTTGGGATAAAATACCGACTTCAATTAAAAGTTTTTATAAAAATGTTCACGACGGTTTTTATTACTATGCTAGTGAATCAATGGGCTTAGTTCCACTTGAATCAGTAACATATCTTGGGGACGAGGATATTGAATGGAGTATTATTGATGATTTAGAAGAACCTATAAAAATTAACTTAGATTCATCATTTGGCTTTTTCACTAATGGTATGGGGAGCTACGTAGCTATAGATTTTACAAATTGTACTAATAACAAAGCTACCTTTTGGTCTGCAAAATTAAAGCCTAAATATAATATCAGTTTTTGGAGTTATGTAGATGAATGGATTGTAATTGGCTTTGAAATGTAACTCGGTAAAGGTATTTTTATAATAGTATTTGTCCACGAGAATGGAAAATCGATCATGTTATTCCTAGCGATAAAGGTGGTACTAACAGTTATAGTAATGCTCAAGTATTATCTCGAAAAGAAAACAGAGAAAAATCAAATAAGTTACCCCCAGAGACTTGATAAATTAAGCAAGCTAACACTACTAACCTAAACAAAAGAGGAGAAAAAAATGAAACCTATGACATTAAATAGTCAATTAAATAAAAACAACATATGGAGTGGTTGTATACTCGCATCGGTAGCGCATGCAATTATGGTTGCTCACTATCCAGAATTATCATATGAACATTCATGGGACGATGATAACTATAGTATTGTCGATGATTCGGGAGGGAGAGGAACTATTACTTTCAAAGATAATTATTTTGTTGGGGCATTTCGAGATGACAATTTCCTCAGAACTGATATTCCTACAGCAATAGATTTTTTTACGGGTGCACCAAAGGATGTCATTGAGTTGGCTAAGAATGAAACCTTAGAATATCTCCTTGAAGAGGATGAAAATGGCACAATCTCGCCATCTATCACGACAGCAATTTGGGGTGATAATGATACTATTACTTCAATTGATAATATTGTTAAAATAGTCCAATGTGGTGGGTATTTATTAGAGAAACAGCTTATGGATAGTGACGTTGCAATTGAAGCTTGGCAAGATTATTATGAGATGACTTCTGAACAAGTAGAATTGTTAAAGTCCGTTTATGTGAAGAAAATAAATAATCCTAATGGGGAAATCACTTTGAAAAAAAGTGAGATCAAACTAATTGGAACTGAAAGTATTGAAGGTTTGAGTGAAAGTGAGACTTCGTTTGAGGAAATTAGGGTGTATTGGGAGAAGTAGACTGCTACTATGGTTACCCAATGTTGAGTGAATCTAATATTCGATCAATAATACATGTAACTCCTGCATAAAGATGTCACTAATTCAATTGTAAGTATCTCGATGCTTGAATTTTATATTCTAAATAGGGCTATTTCGTTATACCAAACAGGTTAATTGTGGTCAGACACTATCATGATTGATCTTTTTTTGTTATTGGAAATTTTCCACAACTGTAAAATGAGCTGTCAGAATAGTGGGAATGGACGCACCATTAAGGAGTCTGTTTCTATCTCGCCATCCACTGGAGACGATAATGATGACTTCGAACAAGACCTCGACGTTATGGGCATGATACCTTTCGCAGAGGGGCTTAATGGCGAAGAAAGGGAAGGACAAGGGATTTTTAGATAAGGCAGCTAGTTTCCTTGGCAGTATCCCAAGCGTCGCGAATGTAGCAAAAAAGGCGGTCAAGACCACAACGAAAAAAGCCAAAAAAGCAGCAAGTTCAGCCAAAAAGAAAGTCAAAAAGAAGGCAAAGAAGGCGAAGAAAAAGCTAGGCAAAGTTTATACAAAAGCTCGTAAAACCGCGAACAATCTGTCCAAAAGCAAAATAGTTAAA is drawn from Solibacillus sp. R5-41 and contains these coding sequences:
- a CDS encoding HNH/ENDO VII family nuclease, which gives rise to MGRPSCQPEKLLENELVQGLIRAKTTTIELTNEANAIMQTVSDIVSLPFLQEEGVVRASDEAIKYKDETIEKLVQFDMLQTQAVVLVESLLQSITEQIQFMVDIFVASVNTNTTSYQGLSCERPESTEIEEEITSEAELQALIEENLKNPIPSDDQITYEGMRKVLGGNGSGTIDGLAPFGILGYTLFNELLGKDLAKMTDLNSTPRESLEATFSLVGPGKLVKGGKKLDNLKDFEKVLETVFEVANDTKKAKEIQKVNQKDIDQLGEYVKSLDKGKGKVAVLKSRKLSSEQIELDWLADKYTAVEVKGTVKVGGKEVDVSRRVYQIEIDKNYVPNNPKALGKSNGKLMEKGNSPYIVKGGVESKVELHHLIQKEPGGMVEIAELTHDKYDSTLHGLVENGKSFRNNPELEKMYNNFRSNYWKMRASE
- a CDS encoding DUF2185 domain-containing protein; the protein is MNQKEPIEFIKKAGACIVSKNIINETGRLKWILREKSVDVVDNGWRFFSEIDDDDYINNPDNLVVCDFNTVANIEPAILGIYELPIGSDLQLVSENGKIKFVDNLTGKEI
- a CDS encoding HNH endonuclease signature motif containing protein, with protein sequence MDHVIPSDKGGTNSYSNAQVLSRKENREKSNKLPPET
- a CDS encoding SMI1/KNR4 family protein; the encoded protein is MDERIIKMIENYGEEDDFFGEVLEEYINKAEEKLRVKFPRSYRNFIKKYGSGGICGVEFEGVQGNLGASVVDATERWRKLGLGMNLIVLEDSGEFARCMYCADINDDRIYSWERWGADLHPRYNTFDDYVIDIFQEGIDNW
- a CDS encoding SMI1/KNR4 family protein, which codes for MNQKLTYLKKYNENVRILTIDEISRLNDDEIPIEWRKLFYNDDIKERIDLLLNIWRKNVGIELRNTISYLNEHLINIEIMDVVGDYSVLYTIKNSKGDILYYEGRNPQKGQKNIELEDSWDKIPTSIKSFYKNVHDGFYYYASESMGLVPLESVTYLGDEDIEWSIIDDLEEPIKINLDSSFGFFTNGMGSYVAIDFTNCTNNKATFWSAKLKPKYNISFWSYVDEWIVIGFEM
- a CDS encoding ankyrin repeat domain-containing protein — protein: MLTIKIDLIAKLKNTSEFLKAYKDEDEKKVFDGKSLIFFSLSNTDLPSRYEISNFLLDKNIDVLCKNSEDETVLHVLLGQRKNDIEETYRLCKRLIEKGVNINEKDGNGQVALIYIIRLNKSDEELEKLYNLWFSQPNLDLTSKDSTGFTAIEYARKFPYRSSLIERMEKYESKRTY
- a CDS encoding PoNi-like cognate immunity protein codes for the protein MRDHLCIEEKCREGIEYHKEFIAEKRQDIRNLEEDTKNGIQRKSIDNNSIIEARYLRTFKYEMEDIRAKYSLGDDIGTFEEDFHNALDDLEHTGTREVGYLSLLWTISLGILLETDKKNIERISKVVEKKEINDAVIDFLLCASDIGYTKIANEYDKENPYAKTREIIDLAQTDKKEASKRLQTYMEKEWFKGHYDYEWKKAHKEPGYVGFWSFETAAITKILELDDTSLINNNHYPYDLAHYKNSMKFKPISLSDYNNEQEIEELDEVIEGIDNNPLLEKIIPPIWHAFVNELIQDYNELDNRSFYEKYKKTIGLGQIWFLLKEYEEENEGKNLLGSLIVFAMVEKGCILQLDYKDDLEDYDSNKKNYWNTETKLVQFILDNDQNYYALVPNEVDISAIYEVPLQDVN
- a CDS encoding SMI1/KNR4 family protein, whose amino-acid sequence is MDNKIEFLRKYRKNVQLVLCNEINTIDHSQVPDFWYELFQEKNLDKRVERILFIWNKYVGMELRNTISYLSQHLKEIDFIVENNKYSILYTIETDNGEIQYYEGRNPKEVFNNVELEKSWNKFPLSLRNFYQNIHNGFYFYASKSMGLVPIENVTFFDDDEWGIIEELEEPLQIDLKTTFGFFKSGMGGYVAIDFNDCDNENAVLWWTDEEPRYNINFWDIVDEWIVIGFES